GCTTGCGAAGGAGAACCAGCTTTCCATCCTGACTCTGAAGGATGGTCGCGTCTTGAGCGGCATGATCCGTGCGAAGGACGAGCGGATGGTCACCTTGCAAACCCTCACCGAAAGGACCTCCGTGCCCGCAGGCGATGTCGTGAGAACGGACACCCTGCCCGTTTCGCTCATGCCGGAAGGGATGCTCGACGCTCTTTCCCATGAGCAGGTCCGTGACCTCTTCGCATGGCTCATGGACAAGCAGTCGTCCGCTGCCGCTCCATCTCCCGAGGCTATCAACCCCTTCAGCGTCTCGATCACGGGTGATTGGCAGGTGTCTGTGAAACATGGCCATTCGGAAACCGTGACACTGCTTGATATCGCACCGCCTGCCTATCAAGAGGTGACATCAGAGGCCTTCGCCTCGCTCCCGGTTTACAATGCGAACGGCGGAGGCTGGAACAATGGCGCAAAGTTCGCCGGCAACCTCGCCGAGGAATGCGCGACCCCGGATCTCATTGACGCCGCCACGGTCACGCTTCGGGCCAGTGCGGATCCGGCTTCACCGGCATTCGTTCGCGGGAAGGACTGGGAGATGGAGAATCGCTGGGGCACCTTCGGCCGGATCACCGGGGGGGCGATCGGCGAAGCTGTCCCCATATTTGCCAGCTACCGGCACACCTCCTTGCGGCTCGATTCAATCGTTCAGGAAACTACGGGAAATATCGTAGTTCGCCAGGGCAGGGGAGCTCCTGCAGCTCCGGAAGCTCCCCGCTTGAAGGAAGGGGAGCGCCGCCTGGCGAATATCTGGATCCCCGGACCCATTCCTCGGCTCACCGGTGATCACCTCTTTCCGGTGATTGAGGCTGCTTATCCTGCCGGGTCTGCTCCCGTGCCACCGAAGGTCGCGGAGAAGTTCCCGCGCATCATGGAGAAATTACGCTCCGGGGAGCCCCTGCGGATCCTAGCATGGGGTGATAGCGTTACCGCTGCGGGCTATCTCCCGCAGGCAGAAAAGTGGCAGGAGCAATTTGTCGCCCGCCTGCGTGCGAAATTTCCACAGGCAAAGATCGAGTTGCTCTCGGAAGCCTGGGGTGGCCGCACCACCTCTGCCTACCTCGCGGAGCCACCGGGTAGTGCCCACAACTATCAGGAAAAGGTGTTGGCGCTGAAACCTGATCTCGTGATCTCGGAGTTCGTCAACGACGCCGGTCTACCCCTGGATGGCATGGCTCCGCAATACGCCCGCATTCTGACAGACTTCAAGGGGATCGGTGCCGAGTGGATCATTCTCACTCCTCACTACGTCATCCCGGCATGGATGGGACTGAGCCGTGAGCGCGAGATCGACGAAGATCCTAGGCCCTACGTGGCCATGCTCCGGAAGTTCGCCGCGGACAACCCGGTGCTCCTTGCAGACGCCGCGCGACGCTATGGCAGGCTCTGGCGGCAGGGCATCCCCTACACCACGCTCATGGTAAATTCCATCAATCACCCGAATGCCCGGGGGATGACCCTTTTCGCGGATTCTCTCATGGAGCTCTTCGAAGAGTAGCTGTTAAGCCAGATGAAACACCTCCCGCAGCTCTGCTGACACCGGCGAGGCATCCTCATTCGCCGGCATCACATCGCTCATGTGCCGCCACCAGCGTTGGCACACCTCCGTCGTGGCGATTGCGGCCCAGCGCTCTTCGCTCTCGATCTCCGCGTAGCCGAAAAGCTGCCGCGTCTCCGGATGGAGAAAGATCGAGTAGTTGTGCACGTCATGTGCCTTCAGGACCTCTTCGAGTTCCCGCCAGATCGGCTTGTGCCGCCGCTCGTATTCGTCCTCGCAGCCGGCGTTTACCGACATCACGAATGCCTTCCGGATCATGCCTGAACCCTAGGCTCGTCTTCCTCGAAAAGAAAAGCCGCCCCTGCGCTTACAGCAGTTCCGAGAACTCTCCGCTGCTATCGGAGAAGCTTTCCGTTTCCACTCCCATCTTCTGTGCCACCGTCAGGAGTACATTGCTCAGCGGCGGATGCTTGTCCGGATCATGCGCAATGTGCTGGTTGTGCTTCAGTCCGTAGGCACCGCCACCCGCCACCAGCAGCGGCAGGTTTTTCGGCGAATGATCACCGCCCGGACCACTGTTCATGCCGGAGCCATACACCAGCATCGTGTGATCCAGCATCGGGATGCCTCCTTCATCCGTCGATTTCAGGAGTTCCATGAAACGAGCGAGCCGCTCCAGATAACCCCGGTCCACGACTGCGAGTTTCTTCAGCGTTTCCGGATCTCCGCCGTGGTGCGAAAGCTCATGGTGATTCTCACCACCCACGCCATAGCCACCCGCCTCACGTGCCCACTCGAAGGAAATCACCCGCGTCGTGTCGGTCACGAAGGCCAGATACGAAAGCTCCAGCATCACATCCAGCCACATGGGCCGGTCATGCGCATCGCCCGGCTTGCTATTGAGTTGCAGGCCCGCGGAATCGATCACCGGTTTCGGCACATCTACCCATGCCTCTTGGCGCTGCACCCGCAACTCCGTCTCGCGCACGGCTGCCAGGTATTCGCCCAGCTTGCCCTTATCCTCCTTGCCCAGCTTCTTCTCCAGCGCCCGCGCCTCGCCCAGCACATCATCCAGGATGCTGCGCTTCTCCGCATAGCGCTTCAAAGTCGCATCCCGCGAATCGGCGCCATCCGGCACGAAGAGCCGCTCGAACAAACGCTGCGGGCTATTCTCGGCAGGCAGGGGCGTTCCGTTGCGATCAAATGCCAGCGTGTGACTATGCATCGCCGTCCCCGTGCCGGATTCATCCCCGATCTCGATTGAAGGAAAGCGGGTATTCATCCCCACCTTCTCCGCGATCAATTGGTCCACCGAGATGGTGTTGGTGTAGTCCTTTCCCGGCACCGCCTGCAGATTTGCCCCGGTCAGCCACGTATCGCCACCGCTATGCCCGCCGAGACAGTGCGGATGTCCGAGACCGGATAAAATCGAGAACTGCTCGCGATGCTCTTTCAACGTCTCGAGGGTGGGGGAGAGCTTATAGCCCTTGCCCTTCTCCTCCGGCACCCAGTCCAGAATGTTCACACCATTCGAGACGTAGCAAAAGATCGCGCGCGGCACCGGCTTGGCACCCGACTTGGCCAAGGGCCGGTAGGTCGATGGCGCTGCATGGAGCGTCCGCGGCAGCATCGCCTCCAGCAGTGGCAGCGCCAGCGTGACACCCATGCCGCGCAAGGCCGTGCGCCGGGAGAGGGGAGTGTGGAAGAGCGGGTTCATCGCGTGGCTGCAGTTTATTTCGTGGTGAAAAGCTCGGAGGTCGTGATCGCCTCGATCAGGGAACGCATCGTGTAGCCATTTCCCTTCATCTCCTGCACGAAGCCGCGCAGCGCAGGCTGATCGGAAAATCCCAACTCCCGCCCGAGGGCGTAGGTTGTGAGCCGGCTTGCCAGCGCGTTCAGGAAGAGATCCTCGCTCTTCATCAGCTGCTCCTGAAGCCCGGCCACTCCCGTGAACTCCGTGCCATCCGGCATCTTCGCGCTCGCATCGATCACCGGATCATCCTTCTCGATCCTCCCGTTGTAGCCATGGCCTTCCTGATCGCGCCACTCGCCCGCCGCATTGAAATTCTCCAGCGCCAGCCCCAGCGGGTCGATCTTGTCGTGGCAGCGCGCACAGGACTCCATCTGCCGGTGGATCTCCAGCCTCTGCCGCACCGTCGCCTTGTCGATGCCCGGCACCTTCGGCTGGATCTCGCCCACGTTTGCCACCGGCAGGCCCGGGTCCCGACCGAGCAAGGTCTTCAGGATCCAGGTGCCGCGCAGCACCGGTGAGGTGCGTGTGCCGTTCGAAGTGATCGAGTGAAAGGACGCCTGTGTGACCAGCCCGCCGCGGCGCGATTCCGGGCTCACCATCACCTTCCGGATCTCATCACCCCGCACGCCAGGGATGCCGTAGTGACGTGCCAGGCGTTCGTTGATCGTGACGAAGTCGCTACGGATGAAGTTTCGCGCATCCAGATCGCTGCGCAGGATCTCCGCAAAGAACCCCTCCGATTCCCGGACGATGCTGAGTTCCAGATGCCGGTCGTAGTCCGGGTAGAGCGTTCGGGATGGAGGATTCGCTCCCACCTTCCGCAGTCCAAGCCATTGGCCCGCGAAGTTCGTCACGAAGGCTCCGCTCCGCGGATCCGCCAGCAGGCGCCGGGTTTCTTCACGTAGTACATCCGGGTTCTGAAGTTCGCCGCTTGCCGCCAAGCTCGTCAGCCGCTCATCCGGCATGGAAGACCAGAGGAAATAGGAAAGCCGGGTCGCGATCTCGTAGCCGTTCAGCGGCTTCGGAGCAGTGCCGGGAGACTCAGGCTCCACCAGATAGAGGAAATGGGGAGAGGCCAGAACGGCGGCCAGCGGCACCTTGATCGCTTCCGCGAAGGACGGCTTCTCTGCACGGAGCTTCTTGTAGAGCTCCAGCTTCGCATCGATCTCCGCCGCGTCCACGGGCCGCCGATAAGCCCGTGGCATGAAACGCGCCAACACCTCGCGGGCGTACGCGGTCTCATCCTGCTCACGGACAGGGATGTCGGGAAGCAGCCGCCGAGAACTCTCCGGCGGCCAGCTTTCATACACCGGTCCTTCCAGCTCGATCCAATCCACCATCAGCTCGGGGCGCGGGAATTCCTCGCGCTCCTGCATCCAGAAATTCTCCAGAGTACTAGGGACATCGTAGGCATATTCCAGGTCGATCCCTCCCTCCTCGGTATTGAAGTAGGCCCTAACCTCGTACGACTCCGGCGCATTGGCCGGTGCGGGCACGTCCATCTCCGCGACCACTCGTGGTGCGCCGCCCAGATGCCGGGTGATTTTCACCCGCGGCGGGCCGTAGTCATACATCCGGTGCCCGGCGAAGATCTTCATCTTCTGCTCGAATGCCTCGTGGTGCCACTTCGCTCCTTCCGGATTGTTCGCGATCTCCTCGTCGCGATGCTTTGCCAGGATCTTCTGCCCCGCAGCCACCACCTGCTTTCTGTTGGGAACCCGGCCTGCAGCCCGGAAACGAACGATGTACTCGCCGGCCGCCGGCACATGGAAGGATCTGAAACCGATGTTCTTGTTCCAGGCCTTGTGGTGGATCACCGTGAAGCCTTTCTCGACCGGGTTCTCCCCCGGGTTCAGGAGCACGTCGTCGTTTCCACGCCGCACCCGGTAACGGTCCAGCCCTTGGGTGTTTTCTTCCGGCTCGAAACGCCACTTCACACGCTCCGGCCGCGGGCCTTCGGGCAGAGCCCGGTCCAGGATCTCCCGGGCCGCCGCATAGTAGAGCTCCACTTGCATCGGTGAGATCGTGAGCGCCTGCCCGATGTTATCGAAGCCACCCGCCGGTGGGTCTTCGGGGAAGTCCTCCGAAGGATGAAAATCCACGCCGATGAGATCGCGGATCGTGTTGTCATACTCGGTGCGGTTCATCCGCCGCAGCACCACCCGCGTCGATCGCTTCGCCACCTCCGCACGGGCGAGTTCGGCTTCCACCCATTCCGCGAAGCGTGCTGCATCGGCCGCCGCAGGCTGCGGTTCATCTTCCGGCGGCATCTCATGGCCGTTGATGACATTCAGCACCTCTTTCCACTTTTCCGCGGAGATCGGGCTATGGAAGTCCGGTGAGAGCGTGTCCAGCCGCAGCTTGCCCTTCTGCTTCTCCGGACCGTGACAGGAGATGCAATGTTCCTCAAGGAAGGGCCCCACAATCTCCGCTAGAGCCGTGTCGCGTTCCTGGGCAGTGACTTGTAGCACGCCCAGGGAAAGAAGAGCCAGCCATGTGATAGCTGCGGATCCGACGCTGCTCACCATCTCTTCCGCCAGTGAAGCAGGGAGTCGCCCTTTTACGAGAAAACTCCGCGGTCTCCGTCCCGTTCGACTGGATTCCCCGGTTGTTAGGACTGCGCGGATTCGCGGCGGGTCCTAACAGGCTGCGCCCGGATTCCGGCGCAACCTGAATAAAAAAGCTCTGGTTTAACGGCGGCGGCGCAGAAATGCGGCCACCGCACCCAAGGCCGCGAGCGCGCAGGATGCCGGCTCCGGGACCACCTCGAACTGACTGATGATGCCGCCCTGGCCTGCGTAGGCATATAGCCTAGGGCCACGTTCCCAATCGTTTCGCCGCAGGGAGATTGGTGAAACTCGAAAGATCCACGATGGAGCTGCCGGTGAAGACGGTCGTGGGGGTCGAGAAATGCTGTTCGTCGGCATTCGAGGCACCGACGTTGCAGATGTTTAGATCCACCCTCGGCACCACGACGGGGCTTCCGCTCCGGCTCCGATCCAGTTGCCCACGATCTGCCGCTCCCTTATAGCCTGTGGCCCATCCGCTCGCGCTTCGTTTCCAGATAGCGTGCGTTGTGTGGGTTCGCCGGCAGGCTGATCGGAAGCTGTTCCACGATTTCCAAGCCATAGCCTTCAAGGCCGACCACCTTCTTCGGGTTGTTGGTCAAAAGGCGGATTTTGCGAACACCGAGGTCGCAGAGAATCTGCGCACCCATGCCGTAGTCGCGGAGGTCGGAGCCGAAACCGAGTTTCTCATTCGCCTCGATCGTATCGAGTCCTTGCTCCTGAAGCTTGTAGGCATGGATCTTCGCCGCCAGCCCGATGCCGCGACCTTCCTGGCGGAGGTAGAGCAGCACACCGCCCTCTTTTGAGATCCGCTCCATCGCGGCATCCAGTTGGCCGCCGCAGTCGCAGCGCTGGGATAGGAAGACATCACCGGTCAGGCACTCGGAGTGCACGCGGACCAGCACCGGTTGGGACGAGTCGATGTCCCCGCGGACCAGCGCCAGGTGGTGGGAGCCATCCGTCTCTACCCGGTAGAGGTGGCAGGTGAATTCGCCGTGGTCGGTCGGAAGTCCGATCGTTTCCTCGCGGACCACTAGCTTCTCGGATTTCCGGCGCCAGCTGATCAGTTGGGCGATCGTGCACGCCTTCAGACCATGCTCCTTCTGGAAATCGCCCAGATCACCCACGCGGCCCATCGTGCCATCCGCGTTCATGATCTCGCAGATCACGCCGGCTGGTTCGAGTCCGGCCAGACGCGCGAGGTCGACCGCGGCCTCCGTGTGGCCGGCACGCCGCAGCACGCCGCCATCGCGGGCTTGGATCGGGAAAGTGTGTCCAGGGTGGACGAAGTCATCCGGCCCGGCATTCGGGTCGGCCAGCAGCTTCACGCAGCGGCAGCGATCGGGGGAGGAAATCCCGGTGGTGATGCCATCCGCGGCGTCCACGGAGATCGTGAAGGCGGTGCGCTGGACCTCGCGGTTTCGGCGGGTCATCTGCGGCAGGTCCAGCTCCTCGGCCCGTTTCTGGGTGATCGGGGCGCAGACAAGCCCGCGGCCATGGACCGCCATGAAGGAAATGATCTCCGGGGTGCACAGGGAAGCGGCGGCGATCAGATCCGCCTCGTTTTCCCGATCCGGATCGTCCGCCACGATCACGATGCGGCCGGCGGCGATTTCGGCGATGATTTCCTCGATGGGGCTGAAGGTAAGCTCGGTGGCCATGGGCGCGCCGAGATTCAGCCCGGACCAGCCTCAGGTCAAGGGAGGGGGTGGGGCGAGAGGGGACATATTCACCCGGCTCGCTTAAATCTGCCATACAGCTTTGATCCAAATCGGCTCCGCGTGGCAGTAGAAGCCTGTGGCGAAATGGGCCAAGTTTCCCGCTGCCATGAGATTCAAAGTCGTTCCAAACCCCGGCATCCCCAAGGCGGCACGCCTCCGTCCGGCAGCAGGCGCGCCTCGATTCGACCGGTTTCGCCTGTTATTTTCCCTGTTTTAACAGGCGGAACAGGCTGCTTGGGCAGAGGTCGCGGGAACCGGCCTATCTCAGGATTTGTCCCCGAAAGCGGGTAGGGTGCGGCGCGCTCTTGCTGGACCGCGCCGGATCGCTCAAGCGTGGCCGGTCGCATGTCGCATTTTTCATGCTTCCAGCAGATTTTGCCTTTCCCCCGGTGAAAGGCCTTAGCCAATCTCAACGCACCATTCCGCCCAAACCATCATGTCACGACCCGTCACACTCTTCACCGGCCAGTGGGCCGATATCCCCGCCGAGGAACTCTTCCCCAAGGTCAAGGCCATGGGCTTCGATGGCGTGGAACTCGCCTGTTGGGGCGATCATTTCGATGTCCAGGCCGCTCTCAATGACCCGGCCTACATTCCGGCCCGCTGGGAGTTGCTGAAGAAGCACGGCCTCGCTTGCTACGCGATCTCGAACCACCTCGTCGGCCAGGCGATTTGTGACCCCATCGATGACCGCCACAAGGCGATCCTCTCTCCGGCAATCTGGGGTGATGGCGATCCGGAAGGCGTCCGTCAGCGTGCTGCCCAAGAGTTGATCGACACCGCCAAGGCAGCCCGCAAGTTCTTCGATGCCGGCAAGGAATACATGGCCGGTCATCCTGCCGGTTCCGGCAAGACCGTCGTGAACGGCTTCACCGGCTCCTCGATCTGGGGCGCGCTGTATGCCTTCCCGCCGACCAGCCAGGAATACATCCAGAAGGGCTTTGATGACTTCGGGAAGCGCTTCAAGCCGATCCTGGATGCGTTTGATAAGGAAGACGTTTACTTCGCCCTGGAAGTGCACCCGACCGAAATCGCCTTCGACATCGTCTCCGCACAGCGGGCGATCGAGGCCGTGGGCGGCCACAAGCGCTTCGGCTTCAACTACGACCCGAGCCACCTCGGCTATCAGGGCGTGGACTACGTGAAGTTCATCTATCAATTCTCGGACCGTATCCATCATGCCCACATGAAGGACGTGTGGTGGGGCCACGGTGATGGCACCGTGGGCGTCTTCGGCGGTCACACGGATTTCTGCGATGCCCGCCGCTACTGGGATTTCCGCAGCGTCGGCCGCGGCGACATCAACTTCGAGGAAGTCATCGTCGCGCTCAATGACACTCGCTACAACGGCCCGCTTTCCATCGAGTGGGAAGACGGCCGCATGGACCGCTTCCACGGCGCGACCGAAAGCTGCGCCTTCGTGAAGAACCTCGACTTCCCGCGGAACACCGTCGCCTTCGACGCCGCCTTCGACAAATCGAACCAATAATTTCCACACTCATGTCCATCAAAGTAGGAGTCATCGGAGCCGGCGGCATGCTGCGCTACCACGCCGCCGGGTTTCGCCAGGCAGGAGCCGTCGTCAATGCCGTCGCCGACCCGGCTCCGGGCGCTGCCGATCGCGCCGCCGCCCAGTGGCAGATCCCGTCCGCTTTCGAGAGTGTTGACGCGATGCTTGCCGAGGCTGACATCGATGCCGTCTCGATCATCGTTCCGAACAAGTTCCACAAGCCGCTGGCCCTTCAGTGTCTGAAGGCTGGCAAGCACGTCTTCAGCGAAAAGCCCCCGGCGCTCAATGCCGCCGAGGTGCAGGAGATGATCGACGCCGCCAACGCCGCCGGCAAGAAGCTGATGTTCAACTTCAATAATCGCGCCCGGCCCGAGTCGATCGCGATGCAGCAGTACATCGCGGATGGCACGGTCGGTAAGATCAACTCCGCTCAGGCCAAGTGGATCCGCCGCACCGGCATCCCGGGCTTCGGCGGTTGGTTCACCACCAAGGCTCTCTCCGGCGGTGGTCCGGTCATCGACCTCCTTCACATGATCGATCTGGCCCTTTACTTCATGGGCTATCCGGAGCCGGCACACGTGCTTGCCCAGACCTTTGACGATCACATCACCGACAAGGGCTTCAAGGGTCCTTGGGGTATCCCGGACCGCGCCGACGGAACCAACGATGTCGAGGCGGCTGCCCACGGCTTCGTCACCTTCAAGACCGGCCAGGTTCTTTCCCTCCAGGTCTCCTGGGCGGAAATGATCAAGCGCGAGGAAGTCTCCGTGGTCTTCCAAGGTGCCAAGGCTGGCGGCAAGGTGGAGCGTCTCTTCGGCCGCGATGGCATCGATGAGACCGCCATCGATACCTGCGAACTCTACGTCCAGGAGAACGGTCGCTCGGTCAACCGTAGCATCGTCACCGAAGCGTGCGAAGACATGGGCCGCAGCGCTTCCGCCGCGAACTTCATCGAAGCGATCGAAGGCAAGGCAGAAGCCTTCAACACCCCGGACCAGGCGCTGAAGCTGATGAAGATCATCGACGCCATCTACGAGTCCGCTGCCACCAAGGCACCGGTGGCCGTCTAATCAAATCAACGAACCGCGAAGACGCGAAAACGCGGAGGCCGCAGATAATAGCGCAAAGAGATAGCCCCTTCGGGATTCTCCGCGTTCACCTCCGCGACTTCAGCGACTTCAGCGACTCTGCGGTTCGTTCCTTTCAATCAATCTCCTATGAACCGCAAACTCCGCATGGGCATGGTCGGTGGTGGCCGTGGTGCCTTCATCGGCGCTGTGCACCGCATGGCTGCCAATCTCGATGGTAAGATCGAACTCGTCGCCGGCTGCTTCTCCTCCGATCCGGAGAAGAGCAAGCTCTCGGGCGAGGACTTCTTCCTCGATCCTTCCCGCGTTTACACTTCCTACGAGGAGATGGCTGAGAAGGAAGCCGCGCTCCCGGCGGACAAGCGGATCGACTTCGTTTCGATCGTCGTCCGGAACAACCTCCACGTGCCGGTGGCCAAGGCCTTCCTCAAGGCGGGCATCAACGTGATCTGCGACAAGCCGATGGCACTTTCCCTCGCCGAGGCAAAGGAGTTCGCGGAGATCGTGAAGAGCTCCGGAAAGGTCTTCGCACTCACGCACAACTACACCGGCTATCCGATGGTGAAGGAAGCTCGCGCGATGGTGAAGGCGGGCAAGCTTGGCCGCCTGCTCAAGGTCGTCGCCGAGTATCCTCAGGGCTATGCTTCCAGCGCTTTCAAGGAAGCCGCTCCGAGCAAGATTGCGAACTGGCGCATGGACCCGAATGTCTCGGGTGTATCGAACTGCATGGGTGACATCGGCTCGCACGCCGAGAACCTTGCCCGCTACATCACGGGCTTGGAGATCGAGGAACTGGCCGCCGAACTCACCACCTTCATTCCGGGCCGCAGCCTTGATGATGATGGCAACGTGCTGGTCCGTTACCAGAACGGCGTGAAGGGCATCATCTACGCCTCGCAGGTTTCGACCGGTGACGAGAACAACCTGAACATCCGCGTCTACGGCACGGAAGGATCGATCGAGTGGCACCAGGAGCATCCGAACGAGCTGGTCGTGAAGTTCCTCGACAAGCCGCGCGAGATCTGGCGCCGCGGGAATTCCTACAACGGCCCGGAGGCATCCGCGTTCACGCGCTTGCCCTTCGGCCACCCGGAAGCCTTCATCGAGGCTTTCGCGAACGTCTACCTCGCCGCCTCTGAAGCGATTCGCGACGAGCTGGCAGGCAAGTTCCCGCGCCCTGAGGGCTATGACTTCCCGAACGTCGATGACGGCGTGGCGGGCATGGCCTTCATCGAGGCCACCGTGGCTTCCGCGAAGAACAACGCGGCTTGGACCAAGCCGGGTCACTGAAAAACTTGGACCACGGGGCGCCCGGTCATCCGGCGTGTCCCGTGGTCTTTCTCTGCATGGCCACCGCCCTGTCTGGACCCGGGGTGGGGGCATTCCAAAAAACCACATCCACCGGATCCGGGACGGCACGGAAATCGGAGAGGAATCCCGGCAATCATCCGTAGTTTCCTTTTACCGTAATTTCCTTGTATCCTCTGGTCTTCAAATGACGTCCAAACCATGAAACCCACCTTATTCCTCCCCCTTGCAAGCGCGGCCGCCGCGTTCTTCCTCGTTGCCGCCAGCAACGATTCCGAGCAACCGCCACCGGGTGCCGCTGACAAGATTGCAGAGGCCCTGCCGTCCGAGCCCTACGCCAAGCCCGCCAAGGCCCGCAAGGTGCTCATCTTCTCGAAGACCGCCGGCTTCCGTCACGAGTCCATCGCCACCGGCAAGGTCGCCCTGACCGAACTCGGCAAAAAGACCGGAGCCTTCGAGACCGTTATCAGCGACGATCTTTCCAACTTCGAGCCGAAGACGATCGATCAGTTCGACGCCATCGTTTTCCTCAGCACTACCATGAATCCTTTCGCACCCTCAGGGGACGAGCTGAAGGCCATGGATGACAAGGCCAAGAAGGATGCTGAGAAGAAGGTCGAGCGCCTGCAGAAAAGTCTCATGGCCTTCGTGAAGGGCGGCAAGGGCTTCGTCGGAATCCACGCCGCTACCGATACCTTCTACGATTGGTCCGACTACGGTGACATGATCGGCGGCTACTTCGACGGCCACCCTTGGGGTGCCGGCACCCAGGTCTCGATCAAGGTGGAACCCGGCCAGGAAAAGCATCCGCTGGTGGCCATGTTCGACGGCCAGAATGTCGACTTCAAAGAGGAGATCTATCAGCTGAAGGCTCCTTACGACTCGAAGAAGGTCCACATGCTCCTGCGTCTGGATCCCGAGAAGTCGGACATGAATGTCCAGGGTCTCAAGCGTGAGGACAAGGACTGGGGTGTTGCTTGGGCCCGTTCATGGGGCAAGGGTCGCGTCTTCTACTGCTCCTTGGGCCACAACCACGACATGTATTGGAACCCGAAGGTCCTCCGCCACTACCTCGCGGGCATCCAGTGGGCGCTCGGAGATTTCAAGGTGAAGGTCGACAAGTGATTTCGAAAACGGCCGGGGCAGCGATGTCCTGGCCGTTTTTCTTTCTGCACCCTCAGTTCCGGCGGCGTCGCATCACGGAGCCGGCCAAGGCCATGACCCCAAGCATCGCCGCGCCCGGCTCCGGCACCGCCATGAAGGCTACCTCGCCAAGGCCGGTGTAATCATTGGACCCCTGCACGCCTTCGATATCGAAGCGGACGAGGGATACACCTTCGACCACGCTGAAGTTGAAAACTTGGCCGGACGCTGTGTCCGGTTGGGCAGCGAGGTCATTCAGGGTGAAGAGAACTGTCGTTCCGTCCGCGGCGTAGAAGGTGAGGTCGAAGAGCGTGACGTCGTAGCCAGAGTTGGTCGAGATCCCGCCATTCGATTGGTGGTTCCACATGACGAAGCTCGTTAGGTCCTGCGCCGTGTTGAAGGCGAAGGTAATGAACTGATCCAGCGGCTGGGTGTCCGCCGCGCTTGTCCAATGATTGCCGCCCCCCGTATTGGAGTAGGCCGCGTGGATACTCGATGCGGAGTAATCACCGGGGAGCCCCGAACCATTGATCGTGTTCTGCGGCTTGTACTCGGGAGAAAAGAAGGAACTGACCTCATGGATCGAGTCCGGCACGATCATCACAGCCGCGTGGGCGCTAGGGAACGTGGCGAGGGCAAGGCACGAGCTGAACAGGAATGGCTTCATCATGAAGTGGAGGGATGAGTTGCGGATCTTCGCTGAAATGCCGCTTCTAACCGCTCCTCCCCATCGGGGCACCCGAAAAGAGATCCTTTGCTACCAAGGGACCATTTTACCAAGATTTCTTCCCCCTATCCGACATTGGCAATGCAGCCCTCTATGGCTTCGCCACCGCCTTCAATCGGACGAAGGATTTCCTCTCCGTTGGGGGTACCACCGAGACCGTGCCATCTGTCGCAACGCTGGTCCTTTCTGCAGGCACCGTCGTCCAAGCCACCAGGTCATTCGATTCTTCCGCGATCAAATCTCCGAACCTCAGACCGACGGCATCCGGCTTCCAACTCAGCGAGGCTCCCGGCGAGAAGCTTCCCGCGAAGGGATTGCTGTAGTTGCCGGGCGAGGTTCCCAGCAGATACTCCACCAGATTCGGCAACCCATCACCGTCCGGATCAGCGTCCATCCCCGAGCTTGGCAGGCCGGCAGAAGAAATCCAAGTCAGGTATGGTTGGTCAGGATTCAGCCCCAACAGGTTCTTCAGGATCTCCCGATCGGAGAATTTAGGAATCGTGGTTCCCATCGCCGTATTCAGCGAGGCGATCACCTCGTTCGCAATGTAGGC
This portion of the Luteolibacter luteus genome encodes:
- a CDS encoding sugar phosphate isomerase/epimerase family protein: MSRPVTLFTGQWADIPAEELFPKVKAMGFDGVELACWGDHFDVQAALNDPAYIPARWELLKKHGLACYAISNHLVGQAICDPIDDRHKAILSPAIWGDGDPEGVRQRAAQELIDTAKAARKFFDAGKEYMAGHPAGSGKTVVNGFTGSSIWGALYAFPPTSQEYIQKGFDDFGKRFKPILDAFDKEDVYFALEVHPTEIAFDIVSAQRAIEAVGGHKRFGFNYDPSHLGYQGVDYVKFIYQFSDRIHHAHMKDVWWGHGDGTVGVFGGHTDFCDARRYWDFRSVGRGDINFEEVIVALNDTRYNGPLSIEWEDGRMDRFHGATESCAFVKNLDFPRNTVAFDAAFDKSNQ
- a CDS encoding Gfo/Idh/MocA family protein, which produces MSIKVGVIGAGGMLRYHAAGFRQAGAVVNAVADPAPGAADRAAAQWQIPSAFESVDAMLAEADIDAVSIIVPNKFHKPLALQCLKAGKHVFSEKPPALNAAEVQEMIDAANAAGKKLMFNFNNRARPESIAMQQYIADGTVGKINSAQAKWIRRTGIPGFGGWFTTKALSGGGPVIDLLHMIDLALYFMGYPEPAHVLAQTFDDHITDKGFKGPWGIPDRADGTNDVEAAAHGFVTFKTGQVLSLQVSWAEMIKREEVSVVFQGAKAGGKVERLFGRDGIDETAIDTCELYVQENGRSVNRSIVTEACEDMGRSASAANFIEAIEGKAEAFNTPDQALKLMKIIDAIYESAATKAPVAV
- a CDS encoding Gfo/Idh/MocA family protein; translated protein: MNRKLRMGMVGGGRGAFIGAVHRMAANLDGKIELVAGCFSSDPEKSKLSGEDFFLDPSRVYTSYEEMAEKEAALPADKRIDFVSIVVRNNLHVPVAKAFLKAGINVICDKPMALSLAEAKEFAEIVKSSGKVFALTHNYTGYPMVKEARAMVKAGKLGRLLKVVAEYPQGYASSAFKEAAPSKIANWRMDPNVSGVSNCMGDIGSHAENLARYITGLEIEELAAELTTFIPGRSLDDDGNVLVRYQNGVKGIIYASQVSTGDENNLNIRVYGTEGSIEWHQEHPNELVVKFLDKPREIWRRGNSYNGPEASAFTRLPFGHPEAFIEAFANVYLAASEAIRDELAGKFPRPEGYDFPNVDDGVAGMAFIEATVASAKNNAAWTKPGH
- a CDS encoding ThuA domain-containing protein; amino-acid sequence: MKPTLFLPLASAAAAFFLVAASNDSEQPPPGAADKIAEALPSEPYAKPAKARKVLIFSKTAGFRHESIATGKVALTELGKKTGAFETVISDDLSNFEPKTIDQFDAIVFLSTTMNPFAPSGDELKAMDDKAKKDAEKKVERLQKSLMAFVKGGKGFVGIHAATDTFYDWSDYGDMIGGYFDGHPWGAGTQVSIKVEPGQEKHPLVAMFDGQNVDFKEEIYQLKAPYDSKKVHMLLRLDPEKSDMNVQGLKREDKDWGVAWARSWGKGRVFYCSLGHNHDMYWNPKVLRHYLAGIQWALGDFKVKVDK